A part of Melittangium boletus DSM 14713 genomic DNA contains:
- a CDS encoding glycosyl hydrolase family 18 protein, with protein sequence MLHSKRSSLFLRTACATLFLTSACSPASGSSDEQGDATAAASSPLLISGVSFKTVLGGRYVGAQNNGGGAVIATATSAQAWEKFTIDDINGGALESGDSIFITAGTGQYFQAANGGGSSLNAASWNRQGWETFRIVKQSGSGVIANGDVVGLQTVTTGNWVSAENGGGGTVFAYGGAFGDWERLTISGLSGGTTPPPTTPPQTRVVGYLPNWYGSYASWVGRVDFSKLTHVNLAFALGDANGRLQLAPSSDLATFVNAAHAKGVKVFPSLCGGGGDGQITPFYQPGKVDAFVDHIIDFVVSNNMDGIDVDVEAPDRMGAVYDTFIAKLIAKARPRGFPVTAAVSQWMQYGMSDTTLRSFDFITIMSYDNAGTWTGAGEHSSYQQAVTALSYYVNKGVARDRIVLGVPFYGYCWGNCGNGQSSSYVLYKDILAKFPSAANADWISANGAQYSYNGLATMRSKATLAKQYGGIMIWELAGDLSTSSDQSLLRAIDGSLR encoded by the coding sequence ATGCTCCATTCTAAACGCTCAAGCCTCTTCCTTCGTACCGCGTGCGCGACGTTGTTCCTCACGAGCGCGTGCTCCCCGGCGAGCGGTTCGTCCGATGAGCAGGGGGACGCGACAGCGGCTGCCTCGAGTCCGTTGCTCATCTCCGGCGTGAGCTTCAAGACGGTGCTCGGCGGCCGGTACGTGGGGGCTCAGAACAACGGAGGCGGCGCGGTCATCGCGACGGCGACGAGCGCGCAAGCGTGGGAAAAGTTCACGATCGATGACATCAACGGTGGAGCCCTCGAGAGCGGGGACTCGATCTTCATCACCGCGGGCACTGGGCAGTACTTCCAGGCCGCGAATGGTGGTGGCTCCTCGCTGAACGCCGCCAGTTGGAACCGTCAGGGCTGGGAGACGTTCCGCATCGTCAAGCAGAGCGGGAGCGGCGTGATCGCCAATGGCGACGTCGTGGGCTTGCAGACGGTGACGACTGGCAATTGGGTATCCGCGGAGAACGGCGGCGGTGGCACGGTGTTCGCGTATGGCGGCGCGTTCGGTGATTGGGAGCGGTTGACGATCTCTGGCTTGTCCGGAGGCACGACGCCCCCGCCGACGACGCCGCCGCAGACGCGCGTCGTGGGCTATCTGCCCAACTGGTACGGCTCCTACGCGAGCTGGGTCGGCCGGGTGGACTTCAGCAAGCTCACGCACGTGAACCTCGCGTTCGCCCTGGGTGACGCGAACGGGCGCCTCCAGCTGGCGCCGAGCAGCGACCTCGCGACGTTCGTGAACGCCGCGCACGCCAAGGGCGTGAAGGTGTTCCCCTCGCTCTGTGGTGGCGGTGGAGACGGACAGATCACGCCCTTCTATCAGCCCGGCAAGGTCGATGCCTTCGTGGACCACATCATCGACTTCGTGGTCTCGAACAACATGGATGGAATCGACGTGGACGTGGAGGCGCCGGATCGCATGGGCGCCGTCTACGACACGTTCATCGCGAAGTTGATCGCGAAGGCCCGGCCGCGCGGCTTTCCCGTGACGGCCGCCGTCTCGCAGTGGATGCAGTATGGAATGTCGGACACGACGCTGCGCTCGTTCGACTTCATCACCATCATGTCCTACGACAACGCGGGCACCTGGACGGGCGCGGGCGAGCACTCGAGCTATCAGCAGGCGGTGACCGCGCTGTCCTACTACGTGAACAAGGGCGTGGCGCGGGACAGGATCGTGCTCGGCGTGCCCTTCTACGGGTACTGCTGGGGCAACTGCGGGAATGGCCAGAGCAGCTCGTACGTGCTCTATAAAGACATCCTGGCGAAGTTCCCGAGCGCCGCGAACGCGGATTGGATCAGCGCCAACGGAGCCCAGTATTCCTACAATGGGCTCGCGACGATGCGCTCGAAGGCGACCCTGGCGAAGCAGTACGGCGGGATCATGATCTGGGAGCTGGCCGGGGACCTGAGCACCTCGAGCGATCAGTCCCTGCTTCGCGCCATCGACGGCTCGCTGCGCTAG
- a CDS encoding uracil-xanthine permease family protein: MTMPPLPFRKKAVLGLQHTIAMFGATVLVPLLTGLNPSVALFGAGLGTLLFHVLTGLGVPIFLGSSFAFIAPIVAVLQSEGPAAVGGGLIAAGAMYIVFSAAVKAVGVARVQRVFPPIVTGPVIIVIGLSLADVAVNQAQSHWGLALVTLLAAILTSVLARGLFKMIPILIAVLVGYGAALALGAVEPAKLDAIRAASWVGLPPFHAPRFSWTAIFVLAPVALVTFIEHVGDVIVNGRVVGKNFLESPGLPRTLFADGIANMASAALGGPAATTYAENTGVLAVTRVYDPAVLRIAAGFAMLFGLSPKLAAVFQSFPSGVLGGVSILLFGMIASVGIRTLSEARIDFAHSRNLIVVSLILVLGLGGAKVPVAVGGFHLELHGMALAALVGILANALLPASLDREEHDAHATPENETASR; this comes from the coding sequence ATGACCATGCCCCCCCTGCCATTTCGCAAGAAGGCCGTCCTGGGCCTGCAGCACACCATCGCCATGTTCGGAGCCACCGTGCTGGTGCCCTTGCTCACCGGGCTGAATCCGAGCGTGGCCCTGTTTGGCGCGGGCCTGGGCACCCTGCTCTTCCATGTCCTCACCGGACTGGGCGTGCCCATCTTCCTGGGCAGCAGCTTCGCCTTCATCGCGCCCATCGTCGCGGTGCTCCAGTCCGAGGGCCCCGCCGCCGTGGGGGGAGGCCTCATCGCCGCGGGCGCCATGTACATCGTCTTCTCCGCCGCGGTGAAGGCCGTGGGCGTGGCGCGCGTGCAGCGGGTGTTTCCGCCCATCGTCACCGGGCCCGTCATCATCGTCATCGGGCTGAGCCTCGCGGACGTCGCCGTCAACCAGGCCCAGAGTCACTGGGGGCTCGCGCTCGTCACCCTGCTGGCCGCCATCCTCACCAGTGTGCTCGCCCGCGGCCTCTTCAAGATGATCCCCATCCTCATCGCCGTGCTGGTGGGTTATGGGGCCGCCCTGGCCCTGGGAGCCGTGGAACCCGCGAAGCTCGACGCCATCCGCGCCGCCTCCTGGGTGGGCCTGCCGCCCTTCCACGCGCCGCGCTTCTCCTGGACGGCCATCTTCGTGCTCGCCCCGGTGGCGCTCGTCACCTTCATCGAGCACGTGGGCGACGTCATCGTGAACGGCCGCGTGGTGGGCAAGAACTTCCTGGAGAGCCCCGGGCTGCCGCGCACGCTCTTCGCCGATGGCATCGCCAACATGGCATCCGCCGCGCTCGGCGGGCCCGCCGCCACCACCTACGCGGAGAACACGGGCGTGCTCGCCGTCACGCGCGTCTATGACCCGGCCGTGCTGCGCATCGCCGCGGGCTTCGCCATGCTCTTCGGCCTGTCGCCCAAGCTCGCCGCCGTGTTCCAGAGCTTCCCCTCGGGCGTACTGGGCGGGGTGAGCATCCTGCTCTTCGGGATGATCGCCTCGGTGGGCATCCGCACGCTGTCCGAGGCGCGCATCGACTTCGCCCACAGCCGCAATCTCATCGTGGTGAGCCTCATCCTCGTGCTCGGCCTGGGCGGCGCCAAGGTGCCGGTGGCCGTGGGAGGATTCCACCTGGAGCTGCACGGCATGGCCCTGGCCGCGCTCGTGGGAATCCTCGCCAACGCGCTCCTGCCCGCCTCGCTCGACCGCGAGGAGCACGACGCGCACGCCACACCGGAGAACGAGACGGCCTCCCGCTGA
- a CDS encoding choice-of-anchor A family protein: MRNQSLGWWVLLGVAASACGGVPETEAGNVQEGVELARYTTLSDEEQTPTEETPTEETPTTDEGEEPPADDGEAPWWGDGPPPWWGGGDDGENPNPGDGGDGDPPPPPPSPCVQVDLDEYNLFVLGNYTQGHDVQGKVAAGGDISMTYFAVGGSLAQDNTSNVLVAGGNLFVNGGSIYGNAYYGGYTTAGQNVTVHRGTLSQGTPIDFAARFAQLEQVSARLASAPNPTGTTRIEPWGGLFLEGHNAGVNTFNVDASVFGRTNYFSINAPANSRVVINIRGAYARFANFGQSFSGGINQKGVLFNFVDTTKIEATSYGFWGTILAPHADMTFNNGSWDGGIYARSLTGTAEGHVNPLEDFQYCTLISGD; the protein is encoded by the coding sequence GTGAGGAATCAGTCCCTTGGATGGTGGGTGCTTCTCGGTGTCGCCGCGTCCGCATGCGGTGGAGTTCCGGAGACGGAGGCCGGAAACGTCCAGGAAGGAGTGGAGCTCGCGCGCTACACCACCTTGAGCGACGAGGAGCAGACGCCGACCGAGGAGACGCCGACCGAGGAGACGCCGACGACGGACGAAGGGGAGGAGCCTCCCGCGGATGACGGCGAGGCCCCGTGGTGGGGCGACGGCCCGCCGCCGTGGTGGGGCGGTGGGGATGACGGCGAGAACCCGAACCCGGGTGACGGTGGCGATGGAGACCCGCCGCCTCCTCCTCCCAGCCCCTGCGTCCAGGTGGACCTGGATGAGTACAACCTCTTCGTGCTGGGCAACTACACCCAGGGCCATGACGTGCAGGGCAAGGTGGCGGCCGGCGGCGACATCTCGATGACGTACTTCGCCGTGGGTGGCAGCCTCGCGCAGGACAACACGAGCAACGTGCTGGTCGCTGGCGGCAACCTCTTCGTCAACGGCGGCTCCATCTACGGCAACGCCTACTACGGTGGCTACACCACCGCGGGCCAGAACGTGACGGTGCACCGCGGCACCCTGTCCCAGGGAACGCCCATCGACTTCGCCGCGCGCTTCGCCCAGCTCGAGCAGGTGTCCGCGCGTCTGGCGAGCGCCCCGAACCCGACGGGCACCACCCGCATCGAGCCGTGGGGCGGTCTGTTCCTGGAGGGTCACAACGCGGGGGTGAACACGTTCAACGTGGACGCCAGCGTCTTCGGCCGGACGAACTACTTCTCCATCAACGCGCCGGCCAACTCCCGCGTCGTCATCAACATCCGGGGCGCGTACGCCAGGTTCGCCAACTTCGGCCAGTCGTTCAGCGGTGGCATCAACCAGAAGGGCGTCCTCTTCAACTTCGTCGACACCACGAAGATCGAGGCCACCAGCTACGGCTTCTGGGGCACCATCCTCGCGCCCCACGCGGACATGACCTTCAACAACGGCAGCTGGGATGGCGGCATCTACGCCCGCTCGCTGACGGGCACCGCCGAGGGCCACGTCAACCCGCTCGAGGACTTCCAGTACTGCACCCTGATCAGCGGCGACTGA